The following coding sequences lie in one Streptomyces venezuelae genomic window:
- a CDS encoding DUF6271 family protein: MRRICLTLPTNRSCPETIAAIGEEAAYAAAHFGVEAYLLILDSSDTATFADHTRAVAALPDVPHVVVHHLDEAAQRDFLRDVIDRAEVAKPELMLGLMLPDRLSYGACTNRAFLVARALGCESVHRRDSDSRYQSVDGEPVFPVHHELMSLGKPAREAAHGVSESALDPCLADRRVAMVGSSFVGELSVDIGEIQHIDPDVYHDVVSLWAPEHWSDAEKRALVDESFRGAGTDPFERDHALLGLVDPMRVDMCNISFHDVHERVPLPPATDTIGSDYFLIHLVHDAALPGVLHNRNIVNYYTGERRTDAGFLAYQTRYAKFLLSMLYFNHIYDRMAEAGEDLLDGQGHVRPSVIAEFARRSAALDQAENVRRLDRLDAAHRTLGGRYTDVADHLAAHRERLLDEARGDIEDFALLTEAWQPLMRAAQDIGSLTTTGTPA; encoded by the coding sequence ATGCGACGCATCTGCCTGACCCTCCCCACCAACCGGTCCTGCCCCGAGACCATCGCCGCGATCGGCGAGGAAGCCGCGTACGCGGCCGCGCACTTCGGTGTCGAGGCGTACCTGCTGATCCTGGACTCCTCCGACACCGCCACGTTCGCCGACCACACCCGGGCCGTCGCCGCACTGCCCGACGTGCCGCACGTCGTCGTGCACCACCTCGACGAGGCGGCGCAGCGCGACTTCCTGCGTGACGTGATCGACCGCGCCGAGGTCGCCAAGCCCGAGCTGATGCTCGGCCTGATGCTGCCGGACCGCCTCTCCTACGGCGCCTGCACCAACCGAGCCTTCCTCGTCGCCCGCGCCCTCGGCTGCGAGTCCGTCCACCGCAGGGACTCCGACAGCCGCTACCAGAGCGTCGACGGCGAGCCCGTCTTCCCGGTGCACCACGAGCTCATGTCGCTCGGCAAGCCCGCGCGGGAGGCCGCGCACGGCGTTTCGGAGAGCGCTCTCGACCCGTGCCTCGCCGACCGGCGCGTGGCGATGGTGGGCAGCTCCTTCGTCGGGGAACTCTCCGTGGACATCGGCGAGATCCAGCACATCGACCCCGACGTGTACCACGACGTGGTGAGCCTCTGGGCGCCCGAGCACTGGTCCGACGCCGAGAAGCGGGCGCTGGTCGACGAGTCCTTCCGGGGCGCGGGCACCGACCCGTTCGAGCGCGACCACGCACTCCTCGGCCTCGTCGACCCGATGCGCGTCGACATGTGCAACATCAGCTTCCACGACGTGCACGAGCGCGTGCCGCTGCCGCCCGCCACCGACACCATCGGCAGCGACTACTTCCTCATCCACCTGGTCCACGACGCCGCCCTGCCCGGCGTCCTGCACAACAGGAACATCGTCAACTACTACACCGGGGAACGCAGGACCGACGCCGGCTTCCTCGCGTACCAGACCCGCTACGCGAAGTTCCTCCTGTCGATGCTCTACTTCAACCACATCTACGACCGCATGGCCGAGGCCGGCGAGGACCTGCTCGACGGGCAGGGCCACGTGCGTCCCTCCGTCATCGCCGAGTTCGCCCGGCGGAGCGCCGCACTCGACCAGGCGGAGAACGTCCGGCGCCTCGACCGCCTCGACGCCGCCCACCGCACGCTCGGCGGCCGCTACACGGACGTCGCCGACCACCTGGCCGCGCACCGCGAACGCCTCCTCGACGAGGCACGCGGCGACATCGAGGACTTCGCCCTGCTGACCGAGGCATGGCAGCCGCTGATGCGTGCCGCCCAGGACATCGGCTCCCTCACGACGACGGGAACCCCCGCGTGA
- a CDS encoding AurF N-oxygenase family protein, translating into MASSTVRPSTQGSSPEGDVARRLLDSAAVLAYDPAVEVDWDTPLDRDCHGASPEWSTLYGTAYWQEMTEEQRKELTRQEAASVASTGIWFEMILQQMVLRDVYAKDPTSTEVQWALTEIAEECRHSIMFARGAEKLGAPAYRPRRWATELGRVFKSVAFGEAAYAAILVAEEVLDVMQRDWMRDERVVPFVRTINNIHVVEESRHMKFARDQTRKQLAGAGRVRREINSLIIAIASYVIVTSMVNRKVYANAGLDEERAVAEAKANEHHKSMMRSSCSGLMEFLASCGLLTKPALVFYKRAHLI; encoded by the coding sequence ATGGCAAGCAGCACTGTTCGGCCGAGCACACAGGGCAGTTCCCCGGAGGGCGATGTCGCCCGGCGGCTGTTGGACTCGGCCGCCGTGCTGGCGTACGACCCGGCCGTCGAAGTCGACTGGGACACGCCCCTCGACCGCGACTGCCACGGCGCCAGCCCGGAGTGGAGCACGCTCTACGGCACCGCCTACTGGCAGGAGATGACCGAGGAGCAGCGCAAGGAGCTGACCCGGCAGGAAGCCGCTTCAGTGGCCAGCACGGGCATCTGGTTCGAGATGATCCTGCAGCAGATGGTGCTGCGCGACGTCTACGCCAAGGACCCGACCAGCACCGAGGTGCAGTGGGCGCTCACCGAGATCGCCGAGGAGTGCCGCCACTCCATCATGTTCGCCCGCGGCGCCGAGAAGCTGGGCGCCCCCGCCTACCGGCCGCGCCGCTGGGCGACCGAACTCGGCAGGGTCTTCAAGTCCGTCGCCTTCGGGGAGGCCGCGTACGCCGCGATCCTCGTCGCCGAGGAAGTCCTCGACGTGATGCAGCGCGACTGGATGCGGGACGAGCGCGTCGTGCCGTTCGTCCGCACCATCAACAACATCCATGTCGTCGAGGAGTCGCGGCACATGAAGTTCGCCCGCGACCAGACGCGCAAGCAGCTCGCGGGCGCGGGCCGGGTGCGCCGCGAGATCAACTCGCTCATCATCGCCATCGCGTCGTACGTCATCGTCACCAGCATGGTGAACCGCAAGGTGTACGCGAACGCCGGACTCGACGAGGAACGCGCCGTCGCCGAGGCGAAGGCCAACGAGCACCACAAGTCCATGATGCGGTCGAGCTGTTCGGGCCTCATGGAGTTCCTCGCCTCGTGCGGCCTGCTCACCAAACCGGCCCTGGTCTTCTACAAGCGCGCCCACCTCATCTGA
- a CDS encoding FAD-dependent oxidoreductase, translating to MTYAITQTCCNDATCVAVCPVNCIHPTPEERAFGSTEMLHIDPKTCISCGACADACPVDAIFPVDTLPLAQKEYAAINAAYYDDATVEETPEPDRDGPNFHAWGEPSFPRVLPADFAPLKIAVVGTGPAGMYAVQDLLLHTSAEVTLIDRLPVAGGLVRYGVAPDHPATKKVGETFARFHAHPRVRMHLGLDVGTDVTPEEIAAHHDAVVYAVGASADRRLSIPGEELPGSISATSFVAWYNAHPDAKPDGIDLSAERAVVVGNGNVALDVARILLADPDTLARTDIADHALRALRDSKVREVVLLARRGPAHAAYTTSELLALKHLPGVDLVVDDHDPRVADAIDTADAKDKAAVLRGVTRARPDWARQPEPGRRIVLRFHCEPVEVLGTERVDAVRVTTAAGERSIPAGLLLRAIGYRGTPVAGLPFDETGGTVPHEGGRVEGRPGTYVVGWIKRGPSGGIGANRTCAAETVTTLLADAVAGVLPTPRHATKAFHRLARRRNRHVVDARGLAAIERAEVTRGASAGRPRVKIATVAELVSTARSGRAGLLR from the coding sequence ATGACCTACGCCATCACCCAGACCTGCTGCAACGACGCCACCTGCGTCGCCGTCTGCCCGGTCAACTGCATCCACCCCACGCCGGAGGAGCGGGCGTTCGGCAGCACGGAGATGCTGCACATCGACCCGAAGACGTGCATCTCCTGCGGCGCCTGCGCCGACGCCTGCCCCGTCGACGCGATCTTCCCGGTGGACACCCTGCCGCTCGCGCAGAAGGAGTACGCCGCCATCAACGCGGCCTACTACGACGACGCGACGGTGGAGGAGACGCCCGAGCCGGACCGGGACGGGCCCAACTTCCACGCCTGGGGCGAGCCGTCCTTCCCCCGCGTGCTGCCCGCGGACTTCGCACCGCTGAAGATCGCAGTCGTCGGCACGGGCCCCGCCGGGATGTACGCCGTGCAGGACCTGCTGCTCCACACCAGCGCCGAGGTCACCCTGATCGACCGGCTCCCGGTCGCCGGCGGACTCGTGCGCTACGGCGTCGCGCCCGACCACCCCGCGACCAAGAAGGTCGGCGAGACCTTCGCCCGCTTCCACGCCCACCCGCGGGTACGGATGCACCTCGGCCTCGACGTCGGCACCGACGTCACCCCCGAGGAGATCGCGGCCCACCACGACGCGGTCGTCTACGCCGTGGGCGCCTCGGCCGACCGCCGTCTGTCGATCCCCGGCGAGGAACTGCCCGGCAGCATCTCCGCGACCTCGTTCGTCGCCTGGTACAACGCCCACCCGGACGCGAAGCCGGACGGCATCGATCTCTCGGCGGAGCGCGCGGTCGTCGTCGGCAACGGAAACGTGGCCCTGGACGTCGCCCGGATCCTGCTCGCGGACCCCGACACCCTCGCCCGCACCGACATCGCCGACCATGCGCTGCGCGCCCTGCGCGACAGCAAGGTCCGCGAAGTCGTCCTGCTCGCCCGGCGCGGCCCCGCGCACGCCGCGTACACCACGTCCGAACTCCTCGCCCTCAAGCACCTGCCGGGCGTGGACCTGGTCGTCGACGACCACGACCCGCGCGTCGCGGACGCCATCGACACGGCGGACGCGAAGGACAAGGCGGCGGTCCTGCGGGGCGTCACCCGCGCACGGCCGGACTGGGCACGGCAGCCCGAGCCCGGCCGCAGGATCGTGCTGCGCTTCCACTGCGAACCCGTCGAAGTCCTCGGCACGGAACGGGTCGACGCGGTGCGCGTGACGACGGCGGCGGGGGAGCGGTCGATACCGGCGGGCCTGCTCCTGCGCGCCATCGGCTACCGCGGCACACCCGTCGCAGGCCTGCCCTTCGACGAGACCGGCGGCACCGTGCCCCACGAGGGCGGCCGGGTCGAGGGACGGCCCGGCACCTATGTCGTGGGCTGGATCAAGCGCGGCCCCAGCGGCGGCATCGGCGCCAACCGCACCTGCGCCGCCGAAACGGTCACCACCCTCCTCGCCGACGCGGTCGCGGGCGTGCTGCCCACCCCGCGGCACGCCACGAAGGCCTTCCACCGTCTTGCGCGCCGCCGCAACCGTCACGTCGTCGACGCGCGCGGACTCGCCGCCATCGAACGGGCCGAGGTCACCCGCGGCGCGAGCGCGGGACGACCACGCGTCAAGATCGCCACGGTCGCCGAACTCGTCTCCACGGCACGGTCGGGCCGGGCGGGCCTCCTGCGCTGA
- a CDS encoding phytanoyl-CoA dioxygenase family protein has protein sequence MAASDRYLHRAPSAVPYFSSDADTYLAQTQLRDLEKTRPLRVLSEEDFAHWQTYGYIVVKQAIPREAAKDLLDFAWEFQGLDRGRPETWYEEREWRSDLDRELHVYGFVEAYHHQLIWDSRQTQRVYDAFVDVWDCEELWVTLDRLNLNPPNVKNRSRSLIAPTERGFDINLHWDVDTTLGVLPQRVQGIIALDDTREDHGGFQCCPELFRQFDRWKALQPDGRDPIRPAIDRDEMPVVRPELEAGDLLIWNGLLAHGVAPNTSKDGVRAVQYLSMMPALETHEELRRSRIDSWSNLSTPEWNATLLGDAHKHESLRYGTAALNDLGAKLLGLKSWNGEAACDASA, from the coding sequence ATGGCAGCGAGTGACCGCTACCTCCATCGAGCCCCCTCCGCCGTCCCGTACTTCAGCTCGGACGCCGACACGTACCTGGCCCAGACCCAGCTGCGCGACCTCGAGAAGACCCGGCCCCTGCGCGTCCTCTCCGAGGAGGACTTCGCCCACTGGCAGACGTACGGCTACATAGTCGTGAAGCAGGCGATCCCCCGCGAGGCCGCCAAGGACCTCCTCGACTTCGCCTGGGAGTTCCAGGGCCTGGACCGCGGCCGCCCCGAGACCTGGTACGAGGAGCGCGAGTGGCGCTCCGACCTCGACCGTGAGCTGCACGTCTACGGCTTCGTCGAGGCCTACCACCACCAGCTCATCTGGGACAGCCGCCAGACGCAGCGGGTCTACGACGCCTTCGTCGACGTATGGGACTGCGAGGAGCTCTGGGTCACCCTGGACCGCCTCAACCTCAACCCGCCCAACGTCAAGAACCGCTCGCGCTCCCTGATCGCGCCCACCGAGCGAGGCTTCGACATCAACCTCCACTGGGACGTCGACACCACCCTCGGCGTGCTGCCCCAGCGCGTGCAGGGCATCATCGCCCTCGACGACACCCGCGAGGACCACGGCGGCTTCCAGTGCTGCCCCGAGCTGTTCCGTCAGTTCGACCGCTGGAAGGCGCTCCAGCCGGACGGCCGTGACCCCATCCGCCCCGCGATCGACCGCGACGAGATGCCCGTCGTCCGGCCCGAGCTGGAAGCCGGCGACCTGCTGATCTGGAACGGTCTGCTGGCCCACGGCGTGGCCCCCAACACCTCGAAGGACGGCGTCCGCGCGGTCCAGTACCTCTCGATGATGCCCGCCCTGGAGACCCACGAGGAGCTCCGCCGCTCGCGCATCGACTCCTGGTCCAACCTGAGCACCCCGGAGTGGAACGCCACGCTGCTCGGCGACGCACACAAGCACGAGTCCCTGCGCTACGGCACCGCCGCCCTCAACGACCTGGGCGCCAAGCTCCTCGGCCTCAAGTCCTGGAACGGGGAAGCCGCATGCGACGCATCTGCCTGA
- a CDS encoding type III PLP-dependent enzyme yields MSTTTTYRPDSASLLDALAAAAEDQIVYDLPGIEEGYDTLLRELPGVAVRFAMKACPVDEILALLARRGSGVDAASPIEVEQALRAGVPIGRVHYGNTVKSDRNIADAFRLGIRDFATDSLEDVRAVAEHAPGSRVFCRLATTGEGALWGLSNKYGCSPEDSLAILETARDLGLTPAGLSVHVGSQQMTADAWNGAFDRIADVLTALAGRGIALDHVNLGGGLPALGYRDKHGRTLEPPMDKIFTVIREGMARLSALPGHDLGFVIEPGRYLIADHGAIRAHVSRLSARRRPDGERQYWLYLSCGKFNGLYEMDQLQYRLVFPSHRGAESVPAVVAGPTCDSDDAYSHEDGLVPVPKGLASGDPVWVMSCGAYATSYMTQGFNGFSPLPYTWIDGEAA; encoded by the coding sequence GTGAGCACCACGACGACGTACCGGCCCGACAGCGCCTCGCTTCTGGACGCCCTCGCGGCCGCCGCCGAGGACCAGATCGTCTACGACCTCCCCGGCATCGAGGAGGGGTACGACACGCTGCTGCGCGAACTCCCCGGCGTCGCCGTCCGCTTCGCCATGAAGGCCTGCCCCGTCGACGAGATCCTCGCCCTCCTCGCCCGGCGCGGCTCCGGCGTCGACGCGGCGAGCCCCATCGAGGTGGAGCAGGCGCTGCGGGCGGGCGTGCCCATCGGGCGCGTGCACTACGGCAACACCGTGAAGTCCGACCGGAACATCGCCGACGCGTTCCGGCTCGGCATCAGGGACTTCGCGACCGACAGCCTGGAGGACGTGCGGGCGGTCGCGGAACACGCCCCGGGCAGCCGGGTCTTCTGCCGCCTCGCCACCACCGGCGAGGGCGCGCTCTGGGGGCTCAGCAACAAGTACGGCTGCTCGCCCGAGGACTCCCTCGCGATCCTGGAGACGGCACGCGACCTGGGGCTCACGCCCGCGGGCCTCTCCGTGCACGTCGGGTCGCAGCAGATGACCGCCGACGCCTGGAACGGCGCGTTCGACCGGATCGCCGACGTGCTGACCGCGCTCGCGGGCCGCGGCATCGCCCTCGACCACGTCAACCTCGGCGGGGGCCTGCCCGCGCTCGGCTACCGCGACAAGCACGGCAGAACCCTCGAACCGCCGATGGACAAGATCTTCACCGTCATCCGCGAGGGCATGGCACGCCTGAGCGCGCTGCCCGGACACGACCTGGGCTTCGTCATCGAGCCGGGCCGCTACCTCATCGCCGACCACGGCGCCATCCGCGCCCATGTCTCCCGGCTCTCGGCGCGCCGCAGGCCGGACGGCGAGCGCCAGTACTGGCTGTACCTGAGCTGCGGCAAGTTCAACGGCCTCTACGAAATGGACCAGTTGCAGTACCGGCTGGTCTTCCCCTCGCACCGCGGTGCCGAGTCCGTCCCGGCCGTGGTCGCCGGGCCCACCTGCGACAGCGACGACGCCTACTCGCACGAGGACGGCCTCGTGCCGGTGCCCAAGGGGCTCGCCTCCGGCGACCCGGTCTGGGTGATGTCCTGCGGCGCCTACGCCACCAGCTACATGACACAGGGCTTCAACGGCTTCAGCCCGCTCCCGTACACCTGGATCGACGGCGAGGCGGCATGA
- a CDS encoding glycoside hydrolase family 16 protein, with amino-acid sequence MGSHAAAGRRRRRPVVFGALGAALLGVLLCVPSAGGAPVPADACRTAGSALPVGDCGPFWQVLAEDFNGDRVPLGAFSDCDHHVDTSAAYCAGLEGPYRDNWWAYPTGWPDTAGGRGRDVVGVYHPEDTVSVGPAADGDGRMRIRMWRPADGGPVHASAVVPRAVMQMKYGKYSARIKVTKSAPGYKSAWLHYGGGCEMDHPEGEWTGSLTAFHHPCGGGEQGAYPGADDWTAWHTVSTEWTPGHVRFFVDGRETGHDTRGVPDRPLSWVLQNESALEGPGAAPGSSAQLEITWVAAYAYGWK; translated from the coding sequence ATGGGATCACATGCTGCGGCCGGACGGCGGCGTCGGCGGCCGGTCGTGTTCGGGGCGCTCGGCGCGGCGTTGCTGGGGGTCCTGCTCTGCGTTCCGAGCGCGGGGGGAGCGCCGGTTCCGGCGGACGCCTGCCGCACGGCGGGGAGTGCGCTGCCGGTCGGCGACTGCGGGCCGTTCTGGCAGGTGCTCGCCGAGGACTTCAACGGCGACCGGGTGCCGCTTGGCGCGTTCAGCGACTGCGACCACCATGTCGACACCTCCGCCGCGTACTGCGCGGGGCTCGAAGGGCCGTACCGGGACAACTGGTGGGCGTACCCGACCGGCTGGCCCGACACGGCGGGCGGCCGGGGCCGGGACGTCGTGGGCGTCTACCACCCGGAGGACACGGTGAGCGTGGGGCCTGCGGCGGACGGCGACGGCCGGATGCGCATCCGTATGTGGCGGCCCGCCGACGGAGGGCCCGTCCACGCGTCGGCGGTGGTACCACGCGCGGTCATGCAGATGAAGTACGGCAAGTACAGCGCACGCATCAAGGTGACCAAGTCGGCTCCCGGCTACAAGTCGGCCTGGCTGCACTACGGCGGCGGCTGCGAGATGGACCACCCGGAAGGCGAGTGGACCGGCTCCCTCACCGCCTTCCACCACCCCTGCGGCGGAGGGGAGCAGGGCGCGTACCCGGGCGCCGACGACTGGACCGCGTGGCACACCGTCTCCACCGAGTGGACGCCCGGCCATGTCCGGTTCTTCGTCGACGGACGCGAGACCGGGCACGACACGCGCGGCGTCCCGGACCGCCCGCTCTCCTGGGTCCTGCAGAACGAGAGCGCCCTGGAAGGGCCGGGGGCCGCACCCGGCAGCAGCGCACAACTGGAGATCACCTGGGTGGCGGCGTACGCCTACGGGTGGAAGTGA
- a CDS encoding GNAT family N-acetyltransferase — protein sequence MSDVVRIRRIADADWPGIVELESRAYAPLGLSEGREALESRVDASPGTCFALDFGQHLGGYLLALPYPESAYPELNGPERGPTPASRNLHLHDIVVAEHLRHRGLARHLLRHLMATARAHGYEQISLVAVGGSETFWSGRGFTAHAGPPPAGYGPTAVYMSRTTGPTTTRTTRPVTVPAREPEKWADAGAPRA from the coding sequence ATGAGCGACGTCGTACGCATACGCCGCATCGCCGACGCCGACTGGCCCGGCATCGTGGAACTGGAGTCCCGCGCCTACGCGCCCCTCGGCCTCTCCGAGGGGCGGGAGGCGCTGGAGTCCCGGGTGGACGCGTCGCCCGGGACGTGCTTCGCACTGGACTTCGGACAGCACCTGGGGGGCTATCTGCTCGCCCTGCCGTATCCGGAGTCCGCGTACCCGGAGCTGAACGGGCCCGAGCGCGGGCCGACACCCGCCTCGCGCAACCTGCACCTGCACGACATCGTCGTCGCGGAACACCTGCGGCACCGCGGCCTGGCCCGGCACCTCCTGCGCCACCTCATGGCCACGGCCCGCGCGCACGGGTACGAGCAGATCTCCCTGGTCGCCGTCGGCGGCAGCGAGACGTTCTGGTCGGGCCGCGGCTTCACCGCACACGCGGGCCCGCCACCGGCCGGCTACGGCCCGACGGCTGTCTACATGTCGAGAACGACGGGCCCGACGACAACGAGAACCACACGACCGGTGACCGTACCGGCGCGAGAACCAGAGAAGTGGGCTGATGCGGGTGCTCCGCGTGCGTGA
- a CDS encoding MFS transporter, translating to MRVLRVRDPFHRSQLAIAALFCSLGFQYATWASRIPAIKEDLGLSAAEVGVLLMAAGIGAAVSFPLVAVLMRRLGSQRLALLSALCLALLLLALAGAPNYPVALLVMCVDGVLVGCLNVAMNAQGAELEKRYERNAMARLHATFSGGSLLAALLASGMNAVTSAVAAHFGAAALFLLLLVLCARTGLLAEQQPADGAAEESGAAQDAAPGKKKSKWTVPSRVTLWMCVAMAFGTVTEGAMNDWSALYLEDVAEASAELAPLGIAVVSGMMVVARLFADGWRSRWGDGRVVLSGSVLAGAGLALALLSGGLVPALLGFACVGLGIAAVTPCVYVAAAGQGSDSLTLVAAMGTTGLLAGPPLIGFIAHASSLVWGLAAVAASALVVSACSTRIRWPATTG from the coding sequence ATGCGGGTGCTCCGCGTGCGTGATCCTTTCCATCGGAGCCAGCTGGCGATCGCGGCACTGTTCTGCTCGCTCGGCTTCCAGTACGCGACCTGGGCGTCGCGCATCCCGGCCATCAAGGAGGACCTCGGCCTGTCCGCGGCCGAGGTCGGCGTGCTCCTGATGGCCGCGGGCATCGGCGCGGCCGTGTCGTTCCCGCTCGTCGCCGTCCTCATGCGGCGCCTCGGCTCGCAGCGACTCGCGCTCCTGTCGGCGCTCTGTCTGGCGCTGCTCCTCCTCGCCCTGGCCGGGGCGCCCAACTATCCCGTGGCGCTGCTGGTCATGTGCGTCGACGGCGTCCTCGTGGGCTGTCTCAACGTGGCCATGAACGCGCAGGGTGCCGAGCTGGAGAAGCGGTACGAGCGCAATGCCATGGCGCGCCTGCACGCGACGTTCAGCGGCGGTTCGCTGCTCGCCGCGCTGCTGGCGTCCGGCATGAACGCGGTGACCTCGGCGGTCGCCGCGCACTTCGGGGCGGCCGCGCTCTTCCTGCTCCTGCTGGTGCTCTGCGCCCGTACGGGGCTGCTCGCCGAGCAGCAGCCGGCCGACGGTGCGGCGGAGGAGTCGGGTGCGGCGCAGGACGCGGCGCCCGGGAAGAAGAAGTCCAAGTGGACGGTGCCGTCCCGGGTGACGCTGTGGATGTGCGTCGCCATGGCCTTCGGCACCGTCACCGAGGGCGCCATGAACGACTGGTCGGCGCTCTATCTGGAGGACGTCGCCGAGGCGTCCGCCGAGCTGGCGCCCCTGGGCATCGCCGTCGTCTCCGGAATGATGGTCGTCGCCCGGCTCTTCGCCGACGGCTGGCGCAGCCGCTGGGGCGACGGCCGCGTCGTCCTGTCCGGGAGCGTGCTGGCCGGGGCGGGTCTGGCGCTCGCCCTGCTGAGCGGGGGCCTTGTGCCCGCGCTGCTCGGCTTCGCCTGTGTCGGCCTCGGCATCGCGGCCGTCACCCCCTGCGTCTACGTGGCCGCGGCCGGACAGGGCTCGGACTCGCTGACCCTGGTGGCGGCCATGGGGACGACGGGTCTGCTCGCCGGGCCGCCGCTGATCGGTTTCATCGCCCACGCCAGCAGCCTGGTGTGGGGTCTGGCCGCCGTCGCAGCCTCGGCGCTGGTCGTCTCGGCGTGCAGCACGCGGATCCGCTGGCCGGCCACGACCGGCTGA
- a CDS encoding integrin alpha, which yields MRKNRSAALAAASFLLLTGAGIAAAPSAFAGTPGGTRADDRNSDFNGDGYEDVLVGAPGATVSGAKGAGLVTVQYGSTGGINTSNVARFSQSTSGVSGAAEAGDNFGKAVATGDLDGDGYDDAVIGIPGEDLDAGADAGGVAVLWGSKSGLTGSASDWLQSQDAAAGQQFGLGLAAAHFTADTPGDLLAVLDRDNVDLYVYEPAPQARGEAPLRRQASERLGRSAAASAIVSKSLTTGDYDKNGYADLVASGTTDGDEPGHGWSVQFAGGADGLTYKNDLRGGPVAASGDINNDGYDDLVTGEPASPDDGGETMTGGLVGVRYGTEDGLVNEAKWWTQDAEGVPGVAEPGDGWGADLSVADTNGDGYADVAIGAPGEDIGTVADAGAVWVLRGSENGMTASGAKSFDQNSADIPGEAEKGDKWGAQVRLTDPNRDGRFGLLAAAPGENTGDGVVWVLSANSGGVTAAGSWTYGAGSLGAPAADAAFGAAIDE from the coding sequence GTGCGCAAGAACCGTTCGGCCGCCCTCGCCGCGGCATCGTTCCTTCTGCTGACCGGGGCCGGTATCGCCGCCGCCCCCTCCGCCTTCGCCGGCACCCCTGGGGGCACCCGGGCCGACGACCGCAACAGTGACTTCAACGGCGACGGATACGAGGACGTCCTGGTGGGCGCCCCGGGCGCCACGGTGAGCGGCGCCAAGGGCGCGGGGCTCGTCACGGTCCAGTACGGCTCCACCGGGGGCATCAACACCAGCAACGTCGCCAGATTCAGTCAGTCGACGTCCGGCGTCTCCGGCGCCGCCGAGGCGGGTGACAACTTCGGCAAGGCCGTCGCCACCGGCGACCTCGACGGCGACGGCTACGACGACGCGGTCATCGGCATCCCCGGTGAGGACCTCGACGCAGGGGCGGACGCCGGTGGCGTCGCCGTCCTCTGGGGCTCGAAGTCGGGACTCACCGGCTCTGCCAGCGACTGGCTGCAGAGCCAGGACGCCGCCGCGGGCCAGCAGTTCGGTCTCGGGCTCGCCGCGGCGCACTTCACCGCGGACACGCCGGGCGACCTCCTCGCCGTCCTCGACCGGGACAACGTGGACCTGTACGTGTACGAGCCCGCGCCGCAGGCCAGGGGCGAGGCGCCGCTCCGCCGCCAGGCCTCCGAGCGGCTCGGCAGGTCGGCCGCCGCGAGCGCGATCGTGTCCAAGTCGCTGACCACCGGCGACTACGACAAGAACGGCTACGCGGACCTCGTCGCCTCCGGAACCACCGACGGGGACGAGCCCGGGCACGGCTGGTCCGTGCAGTTCGCGGGCGGCGCCGACGGCCTGACGTACAAGAACGACCTGCGCGGCGGCCCGGTCGCGGCCTCCGGCGACATCAACAACGACGGCTACGACGACCTCGTGACAGGCGAGCCCGCGTCCCCGGACGACGGCGGCGAGACGATGACCGGCGGCCTGGTCGGCGTGCGCTACGGAACCGAGGACGGCCTCGTGAACGAGGCCAAGTGGTGGACGCAGGACGCCGAGGGCGTGCCGGGCGTCGCCGAGCCCGGTGACGGCTGGGGAGCCGACCTGTCGGTCGCGGACACCAACGGCGACGGGTACGCCGACGTGGCGATCGGCGCGCCGGGCGAGGACATCGGGACCGTCGCCGACGCGGGCGCCGTCTGGGTCCTGCGCGGCTCGGAGAACGGGATGACGGCGAGCGGCGCGAAGTCGTTCGACCAGAACTCCGCGGACATCCCCGGCGAGGCCGAGAAGGGCGACAAGTGGGGCGCGCAGGTGCGGCTCACGGACCCGAACCGCGACGGGCGCTTCGGGCTCCTCGCGGCGGCGCCCGGCGAGAACACCGGGGACGGCGTGGTGTGGGTCCTGTCGGCGAACTCCGGCGGGGTCACGGCCGCCGGGTCCTGGACGTACGGGGCCGGTTCGCTCGGGGCGCCGGCCGCGGACGCGGCGTTCGGTGCGGCGATCGACGAGTAA